One Myxosarcina sp. GI1 genomic region harbors:
- a CDS encoding metallophosphoesterase: protein MKIAVMSCIHGNYAALDAVLLDIDKQQAEKIYCLGDLVGYGPYPNAVVEQIRSLDIPTVQGCWDEDVVEGLNACECSYPSLLAEKRGKIAHEWTNKEVDPEVREYLAQLPHTYKEDNLCFVHGSPSSNHEYLLPEMDAFTALERVLSSDADILFCGHTHVPYVRTLDSGQLQVKVRQPDRKEQPAVSFNTPVKRIINVGSVGEPRHGRPNATYVIYDTETQAVNLREVEYDYQTTCVAILDAGLPPIFAWRLARGLEFAEKADDPTHVCER, encoded by the coding sequence ATGAAAATAGCAGTAATGTCCTGTATTCATGGTAATTATGCAGCTTTAGATGCAGTTTTACTAGATATTGACAAACAACAAGCAGAAAAGATTTATTGTCTGGGGGATTTAGTGGGTTATGGTCCTTATCCCAATGCGGTAGTGGAACAAATACGTTCTTTAGATATTCCCACCGTACAGGGTTGTTGGGATGAAGACGTTGTCGAAGGACTCAACGCCTGTGAATGTAGTTACCCTTCTCTGTTGGCGGAAAAAAGAGGTAAAATCGCCCACGAATGGACAAATAAAGAGGTCGATCCCGAAGTTAGGGAATATTTGGCACAACTACCCCATACCTATAAAGAAGATAATCTCTGTTTCGTACATGGTAGCCCTAGTAGCAACCACGAATATTTATTACCCGAAATGGATGCTTTTACTGCTTTAGAAAGAGTTCTCTCCAGCGATGCAGATATATTATTTTGCGGACATACCCACGTTCCCTATGTTCGCACTCTAGATTCTGGACAATTACAGGTTAAAGTTCGTCAACCCGATCGAAAAGAACAACCTGCCGTTAGTTTTAATACTCCTGTAAAGCGAATTATCAATGTCGGTTCGGTAGGCGAACCCCGTCATGGTCGTCCCAATGCTACCTATGTCATTTATGATACGGAGACACAAGCAGTAAATTTACGAGAAGTGGAGTATGACTATCAAACAACCTGCGTTGCTATATTAGATGCTGGTTTACCGCCGATTTTTGCCTGGCGTTTGGCTAGGGGTTTAGAATTTGCCGAAAAAGCGGACGATCCGACTCATGTGTGTGAGAGGTAA
- a CDS encoding GTPase G3E family protein, with the protein MIIAVASPPGAGKTHWIHQQLAQTSKPVGYFSPQTDSVPIDAIYLQSEYPQLKLYQTGEEAELNNTITYLEIPWYFDLAGIEPLLQTFNSRRVVIIPEDTDSRELETWADEIIQVSNTTKPNKALQIHRGVLTGEILDFDSLATFWLELTQGAYGKVVRAKGIFDLVDGKIYYGDFKLGKSKLEFKPLDLPRCLNGKPDRFSGFEIVGSNLDKDEIAQTVRDCCVPESAINYYQQQVKESLESEPEVEVV; encoded by the coding sequence ATGATTATCGCTGTAGCCAGTCCTCCAGGTGCGGGTAAAACCCACTGGATTCATCAACAACTAGCCCAAACCAGTAAACCTGTAGGTTATTTCAGCCCGCAAACCGATTCCGTACCTATCGATGCAATTTATCTTCAAAGTGAATATCCTCAACTAAAGCTTTATCAGACAGGAGAAGAAGCGGAATTAAATAACACCATTACTTATCTGGAGATTCCCTGGTATTTTGATTTAGCAGGAATTGAACCTTTACTGCAAACTTTTAACTCCCGTAGAGTAGTCATAATCCCAGAGGATACAGATAGTAGAGAATTAGAGACTTGGGCGGATGAAATTATTCAAGTAAGTAACACAACTAAGCCAAATAAAGCCTTACAGATTCATCGGGGAGTTTTGACAGGGGAAATTTTAGATTTTGATAGTCTAGCTACATTTTGGCTGGAACTTACCCAAGGTGCTTATGGAAAGGTGGTTCGGGCAAAGGGAATCTTCGATTTAGTGGACGGAAAAATTTATTATGGTGACTTTAAATTGGGGAAATCTAAACTTGAGTTCAAACCTTTAGATTTACCTCGTTGCCTAAACGGTAAACCAGATCGTTTTAGCGGTTTTGAAATAGTAGGTAGTAATTTAGATAAGGATGAAATTGCTCAAACCGTCCGAGATTGCTGTGTTCCCGAATCAGCAATTAATTATTACCAACAACAAGTAAAAGAATCTTTAGAAAGTGAACCAGAGGTAGAAGTAGTATGA